ATAAGTGCTTGCACCACTGCACCTGAAGATCACTTGTACATTAGGCTTTTAGTGATTGCAAAATCCGTCTTTACATTTTCGTTTGTGTTACTTTtttaaccttgtgctatcctatggggtcaagatgaccattgacgtgttctccctaccatgacaaaggtggataaaggtggaaagatttcatgtaatccatggacaccagtgaagatcacaaatcattgaagaaaaaatgttcagagcactgtctagtgggtctagatgacccaacccccaatgttaaagtgcctaggacagcacaagggttactggtAAAAACCAAGAGAATGGAAAATAGTAGTCATGAAAATTCTGGCTGTAATCACATCCTTTGGTCGATCAGCTGCAACGGTTCTCTCCAACACATCCTGATGGTGGTTAACCATTAGGCAGTGGGGTTTATAAAAGCAGGTGAGAAAGCGCTTTTGACAGTGTTGTGCGAGCCTCTAGTCAAATTCAGTTAAATGGACTCCAGACGCAGATTTGGAAAGTACAAGGTGGAGCGGGAAGTGCTGGATGAGGAGCGACTAGAGGAGTTATCTCAGAGAAAAACCTACTCTGACATCCACCCACCTCTAACTAAACAGCTCAAAGAATCATTCAGGTAATGTAGGGCTGTATCAGAAAACAAtgctttatcttttttattttattttctgatctTCCTGGTGTTTGCAGATGTACTGTCCCAAAGTTGAAGCGGAGTTTAGTGAGCAGCTTTCCAGTGCTGTACTGGCTGCCCAAGTATTCGGTCTGGGATTACGGCATGCCAGACCTCATCTCTGGGATAAGCGTGGGCATAATGCATCTGCCCCAAGGTATgaccaacagaaaaacattgaaaGCAAACCTGCAAACCTTTGTAAATCAACCAAACACTACTGGTGTTTTGGACAGGCATGGCGTATGCACTGCTTGCTTCCGTGCCACCTGTGTTTGGACTCTACTCTTCTCTCTATCCAACATTAATCTACTTTATTTTTGGAACGTCCCGTCATATTTCGATCGGTATGTATCAGATTTCAGAGAAACACTTTTGTTTCACGGTCATTTGGTGGAATTGCAGTGTTCGACTTCAGCACGTCTGCTCCCATGTTCAGGTACATTTACCATTCTCAGCATCATGGTGGGCAGTGTTACAGAGAGACTCGCTCCAGATGTGAATTTTACCATAACAAATGGGACAAACGTCACAGAAGAGGTCGATATAGCTGCCCGTGACCTGTACAGGGTACAGGTGGCGGCTGCCACTACTGTTCTAGGAGGACTTATTCaggtttgtaaagaaaaaaatcaaatttctaGGTTACTGTGAATCCTCACAGGTGGTGTGACGTAAATGCGACTTTGTTCATAGGTGTTTTTGGGAGTTGTAAAGTTTGGATTTGTGGGAACCTATTTGTCCGAGCCTCTGGTTCGGGCCTACacaacagctgcagcagcacatgCCGTGGTGGGACAGCTGAGAAACAACTTTGGAGTTTCAGCCAAACGCTTTAGTGGCCCGCTGTCACTGATCTATGTGAGTATTTGGCAAAGATTTTTTCTGTAGCCGCAGTTACTGACTTTGCTGCCATTTTGCTCTTCTGAATGCAATTGCTTGAACATGCCATTGATTTGCTCACCTCTAAgctacaaaatcaaaaaacaccacaaatgGTTATGTTTGCAAAATATCACACACATTCAGGAGATCTTCTACATGTGTTGAGTAAATGTTCTCTACAGCCAAAAATGTCTGTAAGATGTCAGGACTTGGAATGCAGTAGTGACcgtcttttgtttttaagacgCTGGTGGACGTTTGCTCCAAGCTGCCGCAGACACATCTCCCTACACTGGCGGTCAGTGCCGTGACCATGACGCTTTTAATCGCAGCCAAAGAGCTCAATGGGTTCTTCAGTTCAAAACTGCCAGTGCCTGTCCCGGTAGAGCTCATCACGGTCAGTTCACACGTGGAAGCACTCTGGGCTTGTACTGTCGAATCACTTCTGGGTCCTGTGCTGATGATGCAACACTTAAGAAAGCTCAGAGTCAGTGGAAAGAAGCGGCTGAATCAGCAGCGGAGCACTCTGGATTTATGTGCTATACAGCAAAAAACTGTAGTTTGTAGATAATATTTAGTCTAATATCTAGTCTATGATTGACCACATTGTAATGATTGATGCTTTGGGCCAGAAAAGAAGTGCTGTTTAATATCTGATCTGTATGTTTATCTTGGTCACTTTAGATCATAGCAGGGACTTTAATATCTTCATATGCTCACCTGCGAAGCAACTACTCCGTTTCGGTTGTTGGAGAAATTCCAAGTGGGTGAGTGTAAtgcttattttatcttttttttagcttttacagaggtgacatgttttttttcctcttgtgaGTCAGTTTACGAACTCCAAACATGccaaatgtttctctttttggaGAAGTCATTGGGGATGCTTTTGCACTGGCTGTTGTGGGATATGCTATGTCCATTTCACTTGGTAAAACATTTGCACTAAAACATGGATACAAGGTGGACAGTAACCAGGTGAGCTTCCATCAAAGTAGCTTCTGCTTTAACcaatttatcctttttttaataccaagttgaactttttcttgtttttaaataaaaacttactGCAGGAGCTTGTTGCGCTTGGTCTCAGTAATGTGGCAGGAGGCTTTTTTCAGTGCTTCTCCGTCTGCGCTTCCATGTCTCGGAGTCTCATCCAGGTGACTACTGGAGGTAAAACACAAGTAAGTGGAAAATGGAACCACATCTTCTATGTTTAAGCTAACCTTTTTGGTATGGGGGATAATTTTCTATTAAAAGACTTTTACAAAGCTGCATTTCCAAAATCAGTGAAACAGAAGTattctttcaaacaaaaaaacacagctgcCCTACAGTTTAAAGACCAGCACTGACTGTATTAAGGAACTGGACTCAGTTACCCCTCCCTACTTaaattccaaacaggaaataccccctggttccaagaagccaaaatcccgtaaacttctattgagaaatacacagctgtcactcagtcattctattggtcagaataaacattcgtACTCTCACTCACCCTGATTGGACAGAGTGGTTGCcttagaaatgttgactcagattgGCTccaaccaatcactgcttactgacatagTCTCTCTACAACATGTCGACATCCATATCgtgaaaaaaatggcgactgaattgacttcatttggttagaGCCGGAAATGAGCCATTTTCTGCGGGTGatctcagtccagctctcattaCAGTCAATGACCAGCATCTAACTTAGCTCAGGGGGTTATTTCTTATACAACATCAATCTGTTTCCCTCTGAACATTTGGAGGATGAAATGATGAAATTATGACAAATTGGAAATCATTTAACgtttatttaggaaaaaacacaaatgtccctagtaaaatttaaattatttcactatttttctattcatttccGTTTGAAAGCTTTTGTAATTATCGGTTTTGATGTTAACAATACATGCTGGCATTTGATCAAACTGCTGTGGTGAGAACGTTTCTTCAGTAAGGAGCGCTTTTGTTGCCTCTGCAGTCCTCTTAGCTGAAACGATCTAATATTTGCACTGAGCTTTCACTAAACGGTGTGATCCATCTGctttctgacaaaaaaagatGACCTCTCAAGATCTGGGcttgcaaagagaaaaaaaacaacgttgAGGAAAAAACTGTGCATCATTGGTGCACAAATAGTCAGTGTTACTTCACAGTAACTTGCATAAAGACTGAAACTGAGCTTGCTCAAAGGTTTGTGGAAAATGACAGACTGTGTGTTGTGCTTTCAGATGGCTGGACTGGCCTCAGCTTTAATTGTGCTTGTGACTATACTGAAACTAGGGGCGCTGTTTCAGGAGCTACCAAAGGTTAGTTCACCTCCTCACTCATTTCTGTACATTGTATGCATGGCTTGTAAAAGCAGCCATACATTTTGATTGACCCTGTCTTTTCAGGCTGTCCTCGCGTCAGTCGTCCTTGTAAATTTGAAGGGCATGTTCAAGCAATATTCGGACATCGTTACTCTGTGGAGGAGCAATAAGACTGATCTGGTAAACACATCACTACTACTTTAGCATTAAGTATGTGCTAAATCAACTCTTCATCCTTTCTCTGTAATATCCAGGTGGTGTGGTTGGTCACATGGGTGTCAACAATGCTGCTAAATCTGGATCTGGGTCTTGCAGCATCCATCACCTTTGCTCTGTTTACAGTTATCTTCAGAACTCAGCTGTAGGTTTCTCATCCACCTTATCACAATgcctttttctgcattttactAGTCATTCAATGTTCTTGGGGGGGAAATCCTTTGGCATCATTAACGGATGTCAGATAAAAATGGAACCATTGTGTGTGAGGAGAATGCAGGCAAAGATCTGAGTGTTTTTGTCTTCTGCTCTTCAGACCAACATATTCAGTTCTGGGAAACGTTCCCAGCACAGAACTGTACGTCGACATGGAAACACACAGGGAGGTGGGACAGATGGC
The nucleotide sequence above comes from Oryzias latipes chromosome 5, ASM223467v1. Encoded proteins:
- the LOC101155595 gene encoding solute carrier family 26 member 6; amino-acid sequence: MDSRRRFGKYKVEREVLDEERLEELSQRKTYSDIHPPLTKQLKESFRCTVPKLKRSLVSSFPVLYWLPKYSVWDYGMPDLISGISVGIMHLPQGMAYALLASVPPVFGLYSSLYPTLIYFIFGTSRHISIGTFTILSIMVGSVTERLAPDVNFTITNGTNVTEEVDIAARDLYRVQVAAATTVLGGLIQVFLGVVKFGFVGTYLSEPLVRAYTTAAAAHAVVGQLRNNFGVSAKRFSGPLSLIYTLVDVCSKLPQTHLPTLAVSAVTMTLLIAAKELNGFFSSKLPVPVPVELITIIAGTLISSYAHLRSNYSVSVVGEIPSGLRTPNMPNVSLFGEVIGDAFALAVVGYAMSISLGKTFALKHGYKVDSNQELVALGLSNVAGGFFQCFSVCASMSRSLIQVTTGGKTQMAGLASALIVLVTILKLGALFQELPKAVLASVVLVNLKGMFKQYSDIVTLWRSNKTDLVVWLVTWVSTMLLNLDLGLAASITFALFTVIFRTQLPTYSVLGNVPSTELYVDMETHREARQIPGVTIFRSSATVYFANAELYLEALKEKSGLDITKMIVYKRQQEAKQKRREKRAERRAKRQAKREKLAQTAARNVSVLPDLFVEDEAGCCTEMSMDGVIAEKEQQRWSEKENGTVFVIPPSPRTLDGHCRWEYLKGGDPDCSSLGWMSELQDGDTTTLGSSSEDTLSRDLERVSLGSLGKWTWDIHSIILDLSTANFTDTVAIKMLKNIFQDFSEIDVDIYLAGCQESVVEQLERGNFFSETITKGNLFASVHDAVLHCLNNRGATSPPRFDPSANLTSSTKL